TTGGAGCAACAAAAGGACTTTTTGCAAAAAGAAATTGAAAAGGACAAAAAACTGCTCAATGAACTAAAGGACCCCAAAGCCCTGGAAAAGTATGCCAGGGAACACTATTACATGAAAAAGGACAATGAGGAGGTCTTTTTAATAGAATATGAAGACAGTACAAAAGTGGGAAATTAACTATGAAAAACAATTCGCTTTTTTCGGAATTTGAACCTGTTTTAGCCAAACAGTGGAAACAGAAAATCCAAATGGATTTAAGGGGTGCCGACTATAACGACACCTTGATTTGGGAATCTTTGGAGGGCATAAAGGTAAAACCATTTTATAACCACGAAGATGTGGAGGCCAATTCCAATTTTCAATTTACCGGGGAACATACCTGGCAGATAGGTCAGATCGTTTATGGGGGCAACCCCAATTTGGCCAATAAAAAGGCTTTGGATATTTTAAAAAGGGGGGCCGGTGCCTTAGTTTTTGAAATCTCCGACGTGGATATGGATTGGTCCGCACTATTGGATGGCATTCCTTTGGAATCCATTCCAATCCATATTGACTTTCATACTTTGGAAGTTGGGGCCTTGGAACGTTTACAAAAGTATCTGGGGGACCGCGCCTCCAAAATATACCTTCATATAGATATTATTGGGCATTTGGCCAAAAGTGGAAATTGGTACCAGAACCTGGAAAAAGACCACCAGGCATTTGATCAAATCCAAACCTTAACGGCTACTACAAAGGGTATTTCCGCGATTTCGGTGGATATGTCCCTGTATCAAAATGCCGGTGCAAATATTGTACAGCAACTGGCCTATGGGTTGGCACATGTGAATGAGTATTTGAATCATTCCACAGATGTCGTTTCCAACGTTACTAAAGAAGGCATTACGTTCAAAGTGGCCATTGGGCCCAATTATTTCTTTGAAATTGCAAAACTCAAAGCCCTGAGATGGCTATGGAAGTCCCTTGCCGCGGAATATGGCATCGAAACCGATTGCCACATTTTGGCCATTCCTTCCAAACGCAATAAAGCACTCTATGATTATAATGTGAATATGCTCAGGACCACCTCGGAATGTATGTCCGCGGTCTTGGGTGGGGCAAATACCGTTTGCAATCAATCCTATGATGCACTCTACCATAAAGATAATGAGTTTGGGGAGCGTATTGCCAGAAATCAATTGTTACTATTAAAAGAGGAAAGCTATTTTGATGAGGCCATAAAAGCTTCCGAAGGAAGCTATTATATAGAGGCATTGACACAGGAACTGGCGCAAAAGGCCTTGGGGCTCTTTAAGCAATTGGAGGCCTCTGGTGGATTTTTGGGTGAGTTGAAAAAGGGAATCATCCAGAAAAAAATCAAAGAAGCCGCTGCCAAAGAACAAGAACAGTTCGATACTGGAAAATTGGTGCTCCTGGGTACCAATACATATCAAAATCCCGAGGACAAAATGAAGGATAGCCTGGAACTCTTCCCATTCCTCAAAACAGATAAAAGAAAAACTTTGGTCGAACCTATCCTGGAAAAACGGTTATCCGAGTCCTTGGAACAAAATCGGTTGAAAGATGAGTAGAAAAAATATCCAAGAGCTAGAGCTCAAAACTTCAAATCAAAAAGAACAAGCAACCAAACTGGGCCATGAAAACTTTGTGGCCGGTATCCGTCCATTTCTCCGTGGTCCCTACTCCACAATGTACGTACGCCGACCATGGACCATACGGCAATATGCGGGATTCTCCACTGCGGAGGAGAGCAACGCTTTCTATCGCAGAAATTTGGCCGCAGGCCAGAAGGGACTTTCCGTTGCCTTTGACCTGCCAACGCACCGGGGCTATGATAGCGATAACGAACGTGTGGTAGGTGATGTCGGCAAAGCGGGCGTGGCCATAGATTCCGTGGAGGATATGAAAATTTTGTTCGATGGAATTCCACTCGACAAAATGTCCGTTTCCATGACCATGAATGGGGCCGTTATTCCGGTGATGGCCTTCTATATAGTAGCGGCAATGGAACAGGGGGTAGAATTAAACCAGCTTTCCGGTACCATCCAAAATGATATTCTAAAGGAATTCATGGTACGGAATACGTATATCTATCCACCAACACCTTCCATGCAGTTGATTGCCGATATCTTCGAGTATACCAGCCAAAATATGCCCCGTTTCAACAGCATCAGTATTTCCGGATACCATATGCATGAGGCAGGCGCCCCCGCAGCTATGGAAATAGCCTACACCCTGGCCGATGGGATTGAATATATTAGGACCGGGTTAAAGGCAGGGTTAAAAATTGACGAATTTGCCCCCCGTCTCTCCTTCTTTTGGGGTATTGGTATGAAGCACTTTACCGAAATCGCCAAAATGCGTGCGGCGCGAATGCTTTGGGCCAAATTGGTCAAGGAATTTGACCCCACAAACGAAAAATCGCTAATGTTGCGTACCCATTCCCAGACCAGTGGCTGGAGCTTAACAGAGCAAGATCCGTTCAATAATGTGGCACGGACCACCATTGAGGCCATGGCCGCAGCCTTTGGCGGAACCCAGAGTCTGCATACCAACGCACTTGATGAAGCAATTGCATTGCCAACGGATTTTAGTGCCAGAATTGCGCGTAACACGCAAATTTACCTACAGCAGGAGACCCATATTACCCGTACGGTGGATCCTTGGGCGGGAAGCCATTATGTAGAAAAATTAACCGATGAAATCGCTTCGGAAGCCTGGGAACTTATTAAGGAGGTGGAAGATTTGGGCGGAATGACAAAAGCCATTGAAGCAGGAATCCCAAAATTGCGAATTGAAGAGGCAGCAGCCAAAAAACAAGCACGATTGGATAGTGGACAGGAAGTATTGGTTGGGGTGAACAAGTATGTTCTGGAAAACGAGGACGACCTACAAATTCTGGAAGTTGACAATAAAAAGGTACGACAACAACAGGTAGAACAAATTGCGGAAATTCGAAAAGGGCGTGATGCGGAAAAAGTCCAAAAGGCATTGTTGGACATAGAACAGGCCTCCGCCAAGAAAATGAAGGACGGAAGCGGTGAAAATTTGTTAGCTTTAGCCGTAATTGCGGCCAAGGAAAGAGCAACCCTGGGTGAAATCAGTGATGCCATGGAAAAGGTCTTTGGCAGGCATAAAGCACAAATTCAATCGGTAAGTGGTGTGTATTCCAAAGAAATAAAGGACGATAAAAGTTTTGAAAAGGCCAGGGAAATGGCGGACGCTTTTGCAGAGCAAGAAGGCCGACGCCCCCGTATCATGGTGGCCAAAATGGGACAGGATGGTCATGACCGAGGTGCCAAAGTGGTCGCCACAGGTTATGCCGATTTAGGTTTCGACGTGGATATAGGACCGCTTTTCCAAACACCGGAAGAAGTGGCCAAACAAGCTGTGGAAAACGATGTACACGTCCTAGGGGTATCTTCCCTCGCTGCAGGACACAAAACCTTGGTTCCCAATGTAATCCAGGAGCTTAAAAACTATGGTAGGGAGGACATTATGGTGATTGTTGGCGGGGTGATCCCCAAACAGGATTATGATTTCCTTTTTGATTCAGGCACGATGGCCGTTTTTGGTCCAGGTACCAAAATTAGCGAAGCAGCCATTGAAATTTTAGGGATTTTAATGCGGTAAAAACCGTAAAACATTTTAGTAACGATTTAAAAACCAAACTTTAACTTTCTTTAACGCAAGCTGTTGCACTTATTCACCCAGTGTTAACAAATTCCGCTTTTTGGCGTTATAAATAATTGTATTTTTAACCCCTAACTTATCTTATGTAATGGGCAAAATTATTGCTATTGCGAATCAAAAAGGTGGGGTTGGAAAAACTACTACTACGGTAAATTTAGCGGCCTCATTAGGGGTTTTGGAAAAGAAAGTCCTGTTAATTGATGCCGATCCCCAGGCCAATGCCACATCAGGGTTGGGAGTTGACGTAGATAGTGTGGAAAAAGGCACCTACCAATTATTGGAACATACCCTGACTGCCAAAAGCACCATAGTGCAGACCGCTTCCCCAAATGTTGACCTCATCCCCGCCCATATCGATTTGGTGGCCATTGAGATTGAGTTGGTTGACAAGGATGACAGGGAATACATGATGAAGCAGGCCATACAGGAGGTTAGGGAGGATTATGATTTTATATTGATTGATTGTGCCCCTTCCCTTGGGTTGTTGACCCTGAATGCATTGACAGCGGCAGATTCTGTAATGATACCCATTCAATGCGAATATTTTGCCCTGGAAGGATTGGGGAAATTATTGAATACGGTAAAAAGCGTACAGCGGATCCACAATACGGATTTGGACATTGAAGGGATGTTACTGACCATGTTCGACTCCAGACTCCGATTGTCCAATCAGGTAGTGGAAGAAGTAAAAAAACACTTTGCGGATATGGTTTTTAACACCATTATCCAGCGGAACGTAAAGCTGAGTGAAGCACCCAGTTATGGTGAAAGTATCATAAAATACGATGCCAGTAGTCGAGGGGCATCCAACTATTTGAACTTGGCGCAAGAATTATTGAACAAGAACAAGGAAAAGGTTTAAATGGCAAAGGCGACCAAAAAACAGGCCCTTGGAAGAGGGCTTTCTGCTTTATTGAAAGATCCTGAAAACGATATACAATCGGTTGGGGACAAAAATGCGGATAAAGTAATTGGTAATGTTGTAGAACTGGAACTCTCGGCCATAGCGGTCAATCCATTTCAGCCCAGGACCAATTTCAATGACGAGTCGCTTCAAGAACTGGCCAGTTCCATAAGGGAATTGGGCATTATCCAGCCCATAACGGTCAGAAAACTGGATTTCAATACATACCAGCTCGTTTCGGGAGAACGAAGGTTTAGGGCCTCAAAGTTGGTTGGTCTGGAGACCATTCCAGCGTATATCCGCATTGCCAATGACCAGGAATCCCTGGAAATGGCATTGGTGGAAAACATTCAACGCCAAGACCTTGACCCCATTGAAATTGCCCTTTCCTATCAGCGACTGATCGATGAAATTCAACTGACCCAGGAAAAATTAAGCGAGCGTGTAGGAAAAAAGCGTTCAACAATAACCAACTATTTGCGATTGCTAAAACTCCATCCCATTATCCAAACAGGAATGCGTGATGGTTTCATAAGTATGGGCCATGGTAGGGCACTGATCAATATTGAAAAGAAAAAAGAACAGATAGAGGCCTTTGAAAAAATAGTTGCCAACAGTCTTTCCGTTAGGGAAACCGAACAGCTGGTCCGCACTTACAAGGAGGGTAAGACCCAGGGAAAAGATGGAAAAACGAAAAGCAAGGGCAAATCCCTCCCGGAATACGCCAGTAGCCATTTGGACGGTATTAGGGAATACATGGCCACAAGGGTAGAGATCAATGCCTCAGATTCCGGAAAAGGTAAAATTGTAATACCGTTTCATTCCAAAGAAGAGTTTCAACGACTCAAAAAAATACTTTCCGGTGAATAGGACACCCATTTTACTATTTTTCTTTCTATGTATTGTTTGGACCGGTGCTGCACAAGTCACCCAGGATTCCATACCGGTAATGAATCCTGTGGATTCACTGAAAACAGATTTGAAGCAAAAAGGGATTACCGTAGAGGAGGTAACTTTTGTACGAAAGGAAATCAATCCCCTGGGACCCAGTAAGGCCGCTTTTTATTCCGCTATTCTTCCCGGATTGGGCCAGATTTACAATAAGCGCTATTGGAAAGCCCCCATAGTTTGGGGTGCTATTGGATGGAGTGCATATCAATTTGCAAATACCAATAACCGATACAATTTTTTCAGGGATATCTTTAAACGGCGCAGAGCTGGTTTCATGGACGACGAATTATTTGACAGAAATAACGATGGGACAGGACCAGACTTTTCCGATGAGTCCTTACAAAATGCCCAGGAACGCCTGCAAAGGGACCGCGACCTATGGTTGGTGGTCACCATTGGGTTTTATGCATTGAACATCATAGATGCCAATGTGGATGCCCATCTAAAGCAATATAATGTGGATGAGCGGTTGGGCTACGAAATCAAACCCTTTCTTGATTTTAATGAAATTACCAATGACCCGAATTTTGGGCTCGCCGTTATTGTTACCTTTTAACTATGAACATTGCACTCTTTGGATATGGCAAAATGGGAAAAATGCTGGAAAAACTTGGTACGGACCGAGGCCATTCCTTTCCCTTAAAAATTGAATTTGATACCAACCTGCAATCCCTGGATTTTTCCGCCATTGATGTTGCCATCGATTTTAGTACGCCCGATTCCGCTTTCGACAATATAAAATATTGCTTTGAAAATGGGGTTCCCGTAATTTCTGGAACCACGGGTTGGTTGGATGCTTATGACGAAGCCGTATCCATTTGCAATGAACTCCAGGGAGCCTTTATCTATGCTTCCAATTTTAGTTTGGGGGTCAACATCTTCTTCGAATTGAATGCGAAATTGGCAATGATGATGTCCCAACGTAACGATTATGAGGTGGCCATGGAAGAAATCCATCACATCCACAAATTGGATGCCCCCAGCGGTACCGCCATTACTTTGGCAGAGGGTATTGTGCACCACTCCGATTATGAGGGTTGGCAATTGGGAAAAAGCCATGGCAATACCATCCCTATTAGTGCCAAAAGGGAAGGTGAAGTCCCCGGCACGCATAGTATCACCTACTCCAGCAAAGTGGATAGCATTGAAATAAAGCATACTGCCCATAATAGGGAAGGGTTTGCTTTGGGAGCTTTAATCGCCGCCGAATGGATTCAGGGTAAAAAGGGAGTATTTACCATGAAAGATGTGTTAAACCTTGTTTAATTGGTAACAATTGCACTTAATTAGCGTCACAAAATAAAATTTGACATGAACGGTACGCAGTGGATTCTATTTATTTTATTGGTGCAGGTCGTCCATTTTTTGGGGACCTGGAAGCTTTATGTTAAAGCTGGCAGAAAAGCTTGGGAGGCTGCCATACCAATTTATAACGGGATTGTTTTGATGCAAATCATCAATCGACCAAAATGGTGGGTTTTATTGCTCTTTATACCCATTATCAATTTATTGATGTTCCCGGTGGTCTGGGTAGAGACCATTCGCAGTTTTGGGCAGAACAAGTTATGGCAGACCTGGGCGGTAATTCTTTCCCTTGGTTTTTATATCTATTACGTGAACTACACCATGGATGTGGAACATATTGCGGACCGAAGCTTAAAACCTGGAACAGGATTGGGCGAATGGGTGAGTTCCATAGTATTTGCCATAGTGGCCGCAACTTTTGTACATACGTACTTTATACAACCTTATGTAATTCCCACGGGTTCTTTAGAGCGTACCTTACGGATCGGGGATTTTCTTTTTGTAAGCAAATTCCATTTTGGGGCAAGAACACCAATGACCGCTGTTGCAGCACCCATGGTACATGACACTTTACCCTTGGTTGGAACAAAATCATACCTCAACAAACCCCAAATTCCCTACTTCCGTTTACCCGGTTTTAATACGCCAAAGAAGAACGATATTGTAGTTTTTAGTTGGCCGGCGGATACGGTGCGACAATTCTTTGTTGCAGAAAAGGGGGTTAGAAAGCCTATTGATAAGAAATCGAATTATGTAAAGCGCTGTGTGGGCACCCCTGGGGACTCTTTGGAGATCATCAATGGATATGTCCACATAAATGGTAAAAAGTTGGAATTGTCCGACAGGGCCAAAGTGATGTACAACTATATTATCTATGGAAACAAAGGTGTTTCAAGTAGGCTATTAAATGAAGTCGGGGCAGATGATTTTATAAGGAAATTTATTTCCCCGCCCCTTAATCAAAATCAATACAATAGGTTAATACCTTATGTTAGGGATGCCAAGAGAAGGGAAGACGGGAAAATTGAATTATATACCGAAAAACAGGGCATTCCCACGGAGGTCATACGAGAGTTAAGACTGGGGCTTACCGAGGAAACCTCAAGACAGCGAATTGCCAACCTCACCCTTGAAATGGCAGAAACCATAAAAAAGGACCAACGGATAGATTCCGTTGTCATGCAAATAGAACCGAAGGGACAGGCGGGTTATAACATCTTTCCGCAAAATTCGAGATACCCCTGGAACAATGATAACCTTGGACCCATATACATTCCAAAAGCCGGTTCAACCGTGGAGTTGACCCCGGAAACCCTTCCCCTGTATAAAAAAATCATCAGGGATTACGAAAAAAATGAGGTTAGTGTCTCAGGAAATCAGGTGTTGATCAATGGGCAAAAAGCGGATTCGTATACCTTCAGCATGGATTATTATTGGATGATGGGGGACAACAGGGACCACTCGGAAGACAGCAGGTCATGGGGTTATGTGCCGGCAAACCATATTGTGGGGAAACCGGTCTTTATTTGGCTGAGCTTCGATAATTTTCAGGATGGCATAAAGTTCAATGAAAAAATGCGTTGGGACCGCGTCTTTACCACAGTTGGTGGGGACGGTGAACCGGTGTCCTATTTTCGGTATTTTTTGATGGTCCTGGCCGGTTGGTTTGTATTTGATTTTTTTAGGAAAAGGCGCAAATCCAAATCAGAAAATGCCTAACTCTTGAAGGCCTTACTTCACCCTTGCTGTTTTCCCAATATTGCCACGATGGCCGTTTTGGTGCAAAATGAAGTTATCTGGGAGGTACATGATAATTTCCAAAAACAGACGTATCGCAATCGTTATCATATTTGCACGGACCAAGGGCTGCACAAACTGAGCATTCCCATAAAACACGTTGGCGGAAAAGACGGGCGCCAGCAGTATAGGGACGTACAAATTGAAAATAGCTATCGTTGGCAGATCCAACACTGGCGTACCTTACAGACGGCCTACAGGGCTTCCCCCTTTTTTGAGTTCTATGAGGACGACCTGGCCCCCTTGTTCCAAAAAGAGTTTAAGTTTTTACTGGACTTTAATTGGCAAAGTCTTGATTTTTTGACGAATGCATTCCAAATTGACCACAATCCAAAACACTCAAAAGCGTACATGAAGGATTTCCTGGAGGGAGTGGATTTCCGTTTTCTGATAAACGCAAAAGAAGCGGTTCATTTTGACTTTAAACGGTACAATCAAGTGTTTATGGACAGGCATGGATTTACCCAGAACCTAAGCTCTCTTGATCTTCTTTTTAATGAAGGTCCAGGCACCATTACCCATCTGAAGGCACAAAGTTTGGAAAACCAATGTTAAGACATCTTTTACATTATGGCATTCACTTTCTGGTCCCAATCCTTATTGCCCTACTTTTTTTCAAAAGGGACAGGGTAAAAGTTGGTTTGATCTTATTGGCAGGTATCCTATTGGATGTAGACCACCTTCTGGCCAATCCCATTTTTGATCCCAATCGTTGTAGTATTGGGTTCCATCCACTTCACTCGTATATCCTGATCCCGTTTTATCTGGGACTTGCGTTATGGAAAAGGACGCGTCTTCTTGGATTGGCCCTGGTCATTCACATCATTGCGGATGCAACGGATTGTCTATTTCTCAGATTTTAATTTAAATTCTGCTTTAACCGGATAGTGATCTGACAATTCCACTTCATAATTGGTATGGGAAATCACTTTAAAAGAAGAATCTGCCAAAATATAGTCAATACGCAGGGGCAGTCCTTTTAAGTTATATGTGCTTCCCCAATCATTCCCCTTCTCGAAAAATGAATCTTGAAATCCATCGGATGCCATCCGATAAATCTGTGAAAACTGGGTGGCATTAAAATCGCCACAAATCAAGGTAGGGTGTGCCGAATTATTCATGTGTTTTCTAAGGACTTTAACTTGATTGAGTTGTTGGTCGACGGCTACACTAATTTTCTTGGCAAGACGAAATGGTTCATTTTTCTTTAAGTTCTCTTTGGAAGGAACAATTTTAAACGATTGAAAATGGACATTATAAACCCGTATGGTATCATTTGGTAATACCATATCCGCATAAATAATGTTATTGAGGGTCCCTTCCGGTTCCAAGGAACCTTTATTGATAATTGGAAACTTTGAAAATATGGCCTGTACCGATCTTCCTATGGAATAAGGGGTCTCTGTGCGGTACCTATAAAGTTTTAACTCCCTATGTTGAATTCTACTATGTTCCTGAAGGCATAAAATATCTGGATTCTCCCGTTTAATGAATTCCCTAATTTTTCCATCTACATTTTCAAGGGGTATATTTCCCCACCTATTAAAACTCATTGCATTATAGCTCATTATGGAGATATCAGGATCCTCACCCGCATTCGGGCCAAATATCTTATAGAAAGGTCCAAACGAGTAAAAGGAAACTATACAAGTCAACAACGAGGGCAATAACCATCTACTTCGTTTGAACAACCAAAAAACCAAAAAGATGGAATGGAAAAAAAATAAAACCGGTGTTAGAAATCCAAGTATGGAAATAGCTCCAAATACATTGCTATTTAACCAATATGAAATGAGCACCACTAAAGAAAGAAGTACTAAAATCAAATTGATGGTGACAAGCAATCTTTTTACCGTAACTCCTAAGCTCAATGTTAATCCTCTTTTCCAGCCTTGAACAAAAAGTCCTTTTCTTCTTTGGACAAACTCTCGTAACCAGATTTGCTGATTTTGTCCAGAATGGCATCTATCTTTTTTTGACGTGTTTCTTTATTGTAATCAATACCGCCTTTTGATTTTTTTGCATTTTTTCTTCGATGCACGGTTTTTAGGGGAGCTTTTCTTTTACCTGGTTTAAAAAGACCACCAATAGCTGTCAGCATATTGGAAAAGCCTGCACCAATATCCTTGCCATTCAACAATTGTCTCGCATAAAAATAGCCCAGAAAGGCCCCTCCCAAATGTGCCAACCTACCCCCGATGTTTCCTCCATAAGGAATTTGTATCAAATCAACCAGGACGACGAATGCACCAATGTACCATAACTTCACATTTAATAGACCGAACAAACGCACTTCCTGGTTGGGGATATAGGCACAAATAAAAATGAGCACAGCAGTGACTCCAGCGGAAGCTCCAATAAGCGGAATATTACTATTCAGTAAAGTGGGGAAAATATTGTAACCCAAGAGGAAGAACAATCCCCCTAGAATAACACCTAAAAAATAAACATTTATAAAACGTTGGCTATTAAAAAGATTTAAGAATATCCTACCGGTAAAATACAATACCAGCATATTCCAAAATATGTGCCCTATTCCGGAGTGAAAGAAAGAATATGTGACCAAAGACCATGGCTTCCCCAAAAAGGAAAAAAAGTCGGATGGCAGCTCAAACCAATACAGAACGGCATCAATGGAAACGCCGAAAAGGGCACTTGCCAAACCGGTACCAATGAAAACGGCAAGGTTAATGGCAATCAATTTTTCCGCAATGTTCAACCGTGCAAAATAATATTGTAATCCTCCACCGGCCATACCTAATTCCAACGATTTTGATTAAACTGATTTTTTTTCCAATACCACATCATAATGAAACCGATCAAAGCACCCCCAATATGGGCAAAGTGGGCGACATTACTTCCCGCACTTCCCAGACCATAAAGAATGTCATATCCAAAAATCATCAAGGGAACAAAATACTTCGCCTTTATGGGCACGGGCAAAAAGATAAGCATCAACTCCGCATTGGGATACATAAAGGCAAAAGCCACCAAAACCCCATACACAGCACCAGAAGCACCTACGGCCGGGGCGTTGAAGGCATTCATAAAACCATCAATTGTGCCCTGGGAGGCCAATTGATACCAGTCAGGACTGTACTGCCCGTTGGAAAGTATCTCCACAACACGTTGTTCCGTTAAGCCTGCCCCTGTAATGACATCCAATCCCTGGTTAAAGAAATAATAGTTGGATGCGATATGCAAAAGGGCTCCTCCTATCCCGGCAGAGAAGTAAAAAAATAGAAACTTGTTTCTGCCCCATACGCGCTCAAGGGGTGTACCAAAAGCCCAAAGGGCATACATATTGAAGAGGATATGAAAAAAGCCGGTGAAATCGTGCAGGAACATATGGCTGATGACCTGCCATATCCTAAAATTGGGGTTCTCGGGAAACCAAAGGGCAAAGTACTCATAGAGCGTATCACCAAGGCCCGTAATCCCAGCAATAAACAAGATGACATTGATGATGATCAGGTGCTTTATCGCATCTGTTAAACCTCCCATATACTAAAACTTATTTTCAATTTCATTTACCCCAACAATGACATATATGGTCTTTTGATCGGGACTTAACTTCGGCTCCTTACAAGCGAATAAATCGTTGACCAAAGCCGATTGACTTTCCACAGAGAGTACTTGTCCATTGGTAATGGCCAACTTTTTACCCATTGTCCGGGCCAACCATTCGGCGTGGGTAAAATGTTCCTTTCCTTGTCCTTCCAAATGTGATGCCAAAATAGCGTCCAGTACCGTTGTAATGGAATGTTCTGGCATACTGACAGGGATTCCGTTTATAACGACCTTGGCATTGTCAGAAAACGCGATATCGAACCCCAAACGTGTCAGGTTTGGAACCAATTCCTTTAAAATTCCCATTTCCTTTCTTCCAAAATCAAGTTCCACTGGAAACAACAACTGCTGGGTAACGCCCTTTTCAACCGTAATGTCCGTTAGGAACCTTTCGTAAAGAATACGTTGATGTGCCCTGTTTTGGTCGATGACCAACAATCCGGATTTCACGGTACTTACGATGTACTTTCGTTGAAGTTGAAAGCTGATTTGTTTACTTTCCACCTGCTCATCGGTCGATTCGAAGATTTCCGGATTTGTGGCATCCGATTCCATCTGCAACTGACTAAAACTATCTTCGTTACCCTCAACATCATAAAGTTCCTGCCAACCTTGCACATTAGTTTTGCCCACAGGTGCCCTGGAACTCCCGGAGCTTTTTTCATTTGAAAAGGGATTGAAATTGGCATCAACGGTAACGGTAGGCATATGGGCATCCCTATTCTTGAAACTATAA
The sequence above is a segment of the Muricauda sp. SCSIO 64092 genome. Coding sequences within it:
- a CDS encoding rhomboid family intramembrane serine protease, whose protein sequence is MGGLTDAIKHLIIINVILFIAGITGLGDTLYEYFALWFPENPNFRIWQVISHMFLHDFTGFFHILFNMYALWAFGTPLERVWGRNKFLFFYFSAGIGGALLHIASNYYFFNQGLDVITGAGLTEQRVVEILSNGQYSPDWYQLASQGTIDGFMNAFNAPAVGASGAVYGVLVAFAFMYPNAELMLIFLPVPIKAKYFVPLMIFGYDILYGLGSAGSNVAHFAHIGGALIGFIMMWYWKKNQFNQNRWN
- a CDS encoding rhomboid family intramembrane serine protease — protein: MAGGGLQYYFARLNIAEKLIAINLAVFIGTGLASALFGVSIDAVLYWFELPSDFFSFLGKPWSLVTYSFFHSGIGHIFWNMLVLYFTGRIFLNLFNSQRFINVYFLGVILGGLFFLLGYNIFPTLLNSNIPLIGASAGVTAVLIFICAYIPNQEVRLFGLLNVKLWYIGAFVVLVDLIQIPYGGNIGGRLAHLGGAFLGYFYARQLLNGKDIGAGFSNMLTAIGGLFKPGKRKAPLKTVHRRKNAKKSKGGIDYNKETRQKKIDAILDKISKSGYESLSKEEKDFLFKAGKED
- a CDS encoding DUF6122 family protein, whose translation is MLRHLLHYGIHFLVPILIALLFFKRDRVKVGLILLAGILLDVDHLLANPIFDPNRCSIGFHPLHSYILIPFYLGLALWKRTRLLGLALVIHIIADATDCLFLRF
- a CDS encoding WbqC family protein; the encoded protein is MKALLHPCCFPNIATMAVLVQNEVIWEVHDNFQKQTYRNRYHICTDQGLHKLSIPIKHVGGKDGRQQYRDVQIENSYRWQIQHWRTLQTAYRASPFFEFYEDDLAPLFQKEFKFLLDFNWQSLDFLTNAFQIDHNPKHSKAYMKDFLEGVDFRFLINAKEAVHFDFKRYNQVFMDRHGFTQNLSSLDLLFNEGPGTITHLKAQSLENQC
- the lepB gene encoding signal peptidase I encodes the protein MNGTQWILFILLVQVVHFLGTWKLYVKAGRKAWEAAIPIYNGIVLMQIINRPKWWVLLLFIPIINLLMFPVVWVETIRSFGQNKLWQTWAVILSLGFYIYYVNYTMDVEHIADRSLKPGTGLGEWVSSIVFAIVAATFVHTYFIQPYVIPTGSLERTLRIGDFLFVSKFHFGARTPMTAVAAPMVHDTLPLVGTKSYLNKPQIPYFRLPGFNTPKKNDIVVFSWPADTVRQFFVAEKGVRKPIDKKSNYVKRCVGTPGDSLEIINGYVHINGKKLELSDRAKVMYNYIIYGNKGVSSRLLNEVGADDFIRKFISPPLNQNQYNRLIPYVRDAKRREDGKIELYTEKQGIPTEVIRELRLGLTEETSRQRIANLTLEMAETIKKDQRIDSVVMQIEPKGQAGYNIFPQNSRYPWNNDNLGPIYIPKAGSTVELTPETLPLYKKIIRDYEKNEVSVSGNQVLINGQKADSYTFSMDYYWMMGDNRDHSEDSRSWGYVPANHIVGKPVFIWLSFDNFQDGIKFNEKMRWDRVFTTVGGDGEPVSYFRYFLMVLAGWFVFDFFRKRRKSKSENA
- a CDS encoding endonuclease/exonuclease/phosphatase family protein, yielding MSYNAMSFNRWGNIPLENVDGKIREFIKRENPDILCLQEHSRIQHRELKLYRYRTETPYSIGRSVQAIFSKFPIINKGSLEPEGTLNNIIYADMVLPNDTIRVYNVHFQSFKIVPSKENLKKNEPFRLAKKISVAVDQQLNQVKVLRKHMNNSAHPTLICGDFNATQFSQIYRMASDGFQDSFFEKGNDWGSTYNLKGLPLRIDYILADSSFKVISHTNYEVELSDHYPVKAEFKLKSEK